In Castor canadensis chromosome 11, mCasCan1.hap1v2, whole genome shotgun sequence, a single genomic region encodes these proteins:
- the Rnf222 gene encoding RING finger protein 222 has translation MSEGESKDSLGSECPVCYEKFRDLEGASRTLSCGHVFCHDCLVKYLLSTRVDGQVQRTIVCPICRYVTFLSKKSSRWPSMLDKSSQTLAVPVGLPSMPSPERGGHTNPLAISQSVWRSSSSQSAQLPLDLLPSLPRESQIFIISRHGMPLGEQDSVLPRRSLADLSEVSPAPSTTRSFCCRSRALLLITLIAVVAVVAAILPWVLLVRKQA, from the coding sequence ATGTCAGAAGGGGAGAGTAAGGACAGCTTGGGCAGCGAGTGCCCAGTGTGCTACGAGAAATTCCGGGACCTGGAGGGCGCCAGCCGGACGCTGAGCTGTGGCCACGTATTCTGCCATGATTGCTTGGTCAAGTATCTGCTGTCCACCAGGGTGGATGGACAGGTGCAGAGGACCATCGTCTGCCCCATCTGCCGCTATGTCACCTTCCTCAGCAAGAAGAGCTCCCGCTGGCCCTCCATGCTGGACAAAAGCTCACAGACCCTGGCTGTGCCCGTGGGCCTGCCCTCCATGCCCTCGCCAGAGCGCGGGGGCCACACAAACCCCTTGGCCATCTCCCAGTCGGTCTGGAGATCTTCCTCGAGCCAGAGTGCTCAGCTCCCCTTGGACCTGCTGCCCAGCCTGCCCCGGGAGTCTCAGATCTTCATCATCAGTCGCCACGGGATGCCCCTGGGGGAGCAGGACAGTGTGCTGCCACGGCGCAGCCTGGCGGACCTCTCCGAGGTGTCCCCCGCCCCCAGCACCACCCGCTCCTTTTGCTGCCGGTCGCGAGCTCTCCTGCTCATCACCCTCATCGCCGTGGTGGCTGTGGTAGCCGCCATCCTGCCCTGGGTGCTGCTGGTGAGGAAGCAGGCCTAA